Below is a genomic region from candidate division KSB1 bacterium.
TACCACCATAGAGTGCCCGTCGAAAAGCACGTCCGTGGCATCGTCGCGCAAGTGGCCACCCTTGATCACCACTGCCGAGGCGCCCAGGCCAGCGATCCGCTCGGCAGCGCGCTCCATGTCGGCGACGGAGGAGATGGGCATCCCCGCAAGGGTCTCAGCCTCCGGGATGTTGGGCGTCACCACCCTCGCCAGAGGCAGAAGCTCCTCCACCAAAGCCGTGCGCGCCTCCGCCCGGAGAAGAGGCTCACCGCGCTTGGCCATCATCACCGGATCCACTACTAAGTTGGGCACCCGGTAGTGGCGCAGCTGCCCAGCCACCGCCCGCACTATCTCAGCATTGGCCAACATGCCGGTCTTTGCCGCGTCAGCGCCTATGTCTGAGAGGACGCACTCCAGCTGCTTCACGACAAAATCCGCAGGTACCTCGAACACTCCGTGCACACCAAGCGTGTTTTGTGCAGTCAAGGCCGTGATTACCGACATCCCGTACACCCTGAAGGCGGCGAAGGTCTTCAAATCCGCCTGAATCCCTGCTCCGCCTCCCGAATCAGAGCCCGCAATGGTCAGTACGCGAACCATTCATTCCTCCGGCTTTTTCCCTACGCCAGACCAAGGCCGTGAATGGGGGCACCGCACTGCGCACAGGCTCCATCCTTGAGGCGCCGGCTTCGCACTGAGAACCCATAGCGCTCAATGACCTTAGCACCGCACCGGTAGCAGTAGGTGTGCTCGCCCTCATCGCCCGGCACGTTGCCACTGTACACGTAGTAAAGCCCTGCCTCAAGCCCAATCCTGCGTGCGCGATGGAGAGAGTCAAGGGGCGTCGGGGGTAGTTCGGTCATGCGGTACTGCGGATAGAAGCGCGTAACATGCCAGGGCGTCTCTTTGCCCAGTTTCTCAGCGATAAAGCGGGCAATCCTGCGCAACTGATCCTCCTTGTCCACATGCGTGGGAACCAGCAGGGTTGTCACCTCCACCCAGATGCCCAACTCCTTCATTAGACAGAGCGTCTCCAGGACGCTCTCCAGGTCTCCACCCACCACTTTGCGATAGAACTCCCGGTCAAAACCCTTCAAGTCCACGTTGGCCGCATGCAGCACCCCTTGGAGCCGGCGCAAAGGTTCAGGAGAGATAAACCCATTGGTCACAAAAACGTTCTTGAGACCATGCGCCACCGCAGCTCGCCCACAGTCTTCTGCGTACTCATAGTACACGGTCGGCTCCGTGTAAGTGTACGCGATTGTCCGGCAATCGGTCCTGAGGGCCGATGCGACCACCTCCTCTGGGGGGAAATCCTCTCCTGCGATGTGCCCGGTGGCGCGGGGCATCTGCGAGATGTCGGCATTCTGACAAAAGCGGCAGCTAAAATTGCATCCCACCGTGGCCAGCGAAAAGGATCGCGAACCAGGATAGACGTGGAAAAGCGGCTTTTTCTCGATGGGGTCAACGTGCACCGCGATGGCCTTCCCGTAGACGAGCGAATACAACGTCCCCCCACGGTTCTGGCGCACGCCGCAAATACCCGTGCGACCGTCGTGAATAGTACACCGGTGCGGGCAAAGCTCACACCGCACCTTTCCGCCTTCCAGCTTGGTGTAGAAAAGCGCCTCTTTCATCTGGCCTCCCGGCCCCTTTGGCTAAAGACGCACCCGCAATAGTTCTGCCGATAGAGCCCCAGGGCACGGCTCAGCTCGATGCTGCGCTTGAAGCCGTCCTGCTTCTTAAAGTTGGCGGCCAGGAATGCTACTCCGTAGCGAGTCGCAATTTCTTGGCCCAAGGCACAGATCACGCCTGCATCCTTGTGAGGGCTCACGGTGAGCGTAGTCGCGAAGGTGCCGATGCCGCGGCGCACCGCCTCTCTGGCAGTGGCCTCCAGACGCATAGAGAAGCAGACACTGCAGCGCCGCCCTTTTTCTGGCTCCTGCTCCAAACCTCGTACCGCCTCGAACCAGGCTGTCTGGTCGTATGGGCCGACCACCAACTCCACCTGCATAGCCTCTGCCACCTTGCGCATCTCTTGCGCGCGCAGTTCATATTCTGCAGGGGGATGAATGTTCGGATTGTAGAAAAAGACTACAACCTCCCACTCGGGTTTCAGCCGCTCTATAGCCACTGTGGCATCGGGCGCACAGCAGGCCAGCAGCAGGATGCTCCGGCGCTCGGAAAGCATGTCATGCCTCCCCGAGTGACATGATGCGCCCCATGAGGTATTCGCCGGCTTGTTGAAGCTGATCCGCGGCGAAGGGCAAACGGAACGGACGCCCTACCGTCAACGTCACCTTGTGGCGCTGCAGGTGGCTGTCCCAGCGTGGCAGCACCTCGAAGGAGCCACGGATGCGCACCGGGACGATGGGCACACCGGCCCGCACAAGAAAGCGGACCGTCCCCACCTTGGGCGGCAAAGCTCGACCGTCCCACGTGCGTTCACCTTCCACAAAGATTCCCACCGGCTCCCCTGCCTGTAACACGCGGAGGGCATTCCGCACCACAGAAGGGTCAGTTTCATGCCGGCGCACCGGAATGACCCGCAGCTGGCGCATCACCCAGCAGGCGGCGCGACTCTTGAATTCGGTGTTCTTGGCCAAATACGACACTTTGCGCGGCAGCAAGGTCAAGGTAAAGAATGAGTCAAGGTACCCCTCATGGTTGATTACAAGGACAAAGGGGCCCTCTTTCGGGATATTATGGCGCCCGTGCACGCGCACCGCAAAAAGGGCGCCCAACACCAACCCTCCCAGCATTTTGACACAGGCGTAGAAAAGCCTGGAAGTGAATGGCTCATGCACTGCCGGAGTAACGGATGCCGGTCGCACCAGGTTCCGCCCTTCCGGCCGCACGGGCCAGGAGAACGTGACATGGGGCTGAAACTCGACAATCTGCTTGCCCCCGTGCCCTTGCCAATAAGAGCGCAATGCCTGGCGGCACAGGTACTCATACTTCAGCGGGCTTTCTCTGAGAAAACGCACCTGAAAGTAGCGCTGTCCCCGGACCTTGAAAACAAAGTTGCGGGCGTCTGTTGTCACACAGGTAATCTCCTGCCAGGGAAAGCGCCAGTGATGCTCCTCGCCCAGGAATTGTAGACCTTCCTTAGTCAGCACGACTTTGCCCTTGTCTACCGGGACGACCTGCTCCAGCTCGGCCCGTACACCAGCGCCAGTCGAATACCGTCCGGCCGGACGGGCTTGTAAGAGTGTTGCTTCCTGGCTCACCATGCAATTGCTCTCGTCGCCGCCACGTCCGTTCCGGGTCCATGGGAGGGTGGGCAGGTCTCGCACTTTGGCGAACCAATCCGCGCAGTCCCGAAACCTCCCGTCCAGTCCCAGGAGTCGCCCACGGCGCACAAAAGTCGCGCCGCAGTGCGTACAGGTCGTCCTGCCCTTCCTGGTGTAAAGAGCATCGATGTGTTGGCACGCGGGGCACGCGTAAAGAAGGTCGCCAATCATAGTTTCACCATTGCCCGTTGTTCCTCCGGACGGCAAACACCGCTTTGCCCAAGGAACTCCAGTTGTGAAAGGTGAGCACGCCGGGTTTGCGTCCGTGTTCTTTCAATAAAGAAGCTACAAAACCCCACAACACAATGCAAGCTAATTCTTCGTTCGCACACACTTCCGGCTTACCGCAGGCGCACAAGCTTGGTGCAGTGCGTCCGGTTCCCAACCCGAGCGCGAATCAGGTAAACGCCCGAAGGGAGATCATTCCCCAGCGTGTCCTTTCCGTCCCACTGCAGCCAAGTAGCACCTGCTTCCAGGTACCCTTGCGCTAGCACTTTGACGCGCCTCCCCAGCACGTCGTAGACCGCCACTTCGACTTTACAGGGCTGCGCGACGGTGAGCATGATGTGTGCGCCGCCTCTCGCCGGGTTCGGGTGAATGGATATCGCTTCACCCCGCGCTTCGCCACCGGCCGAGACCTTGATGGGCACCAAAAGCACCGGGCGTGACGGATCATTGGTGGTAACAACTAGCCGCGCCCGCGCCTCCGCTTCCGCGCTGCACGAGAGGGTCAGCAGCGTACGAGTTCCCTGCGGTACCGCACCCTGGCTCGGCTGCACCGTGAGCCCTGGTGCCGACGCGTTCAGCCGAAGGAGGGCGAGGTCACTCTCGTCGTACCCGCTTCCCACAGGTGGCCAGGCGACCATCCGCTGTTCCTGGGGCCTGCCGCCAAACCGCTGGGCAAAAAAGCCCAACCTGGGCCACCCTTTTTCCGCAGTTTCTAAGACCGGCAAAGCAATAGATGCCTCCATAGCCAGACACGGCTCCCCTTGGGCATCACAACCGAACGCGTGCGCCACGGTGATTGCAGGTTCGGCAAACCAACGGGGGCCCTCGGTGACCCCCACGGACTGACTACTCGCAGTGATGCTTACACGAGGAGCTTGGGGATCAATTCTTAATTGAATCCCCACGAGGTACTCGTCTCCCTTGGTCAAGAAATACCACTCTTGCCGTACATAGAGCCGAGTTTGGTCGTTCTTCAGCCTCACTGTTCCCAGTCGCTGGTCGCCCTCCACAAGAGTGACCTCTGCTGCATCCCACCAGCGCAGCGGGTCCAAGCCGTGGGGCACGATGTGAGCAGGCGGTGACCATAACTCGGTGGTATTCGTCGACTCCGGAATAAGGTGGGTCTGAAAGAGAAGTAGCCCTTCTCCGTGATTGGTAAGCGTGAGGCGCTCGCTTGCGCCCTTTGCCCCACTTGGGTGCACCTGCACTTGTGCAGGCATCAGCTCCGCTTTGGGCTGTCCTTGCACCGCTGAAGCGAACCAGCCCCGCGCGGGTAACCGCGCGGTCCGACCTGAGGCATCGGAGGCAACGAGGTAGTACAACAGGGTCGTATCGACCGATTCTGCGCGAAGCGATGCTCGCCACCACCCGTGGCCCAAGGGTTCCAATGGCGTTGTGGCGAAGCCCAGTAGCGTGTCCCGCGTGCTATGCACCACCACCTGTTCCACGCGGTGATCGTCCTCCACTGCGCACTCCACCGTCATAGGCACCTGCGCGGCGACGACCGGCGGAAGCAGATGGGTCTGCCCGAATCGTGGCGGCTCATTGGGAACCTCCACGTCCACAAAGAGCGTGTCGCCCTTCTGCCCAACTATGTGCAGCGAAACGCCGGTGTTTTGGTCCTGGATCAGACTGTCGTGCGTGCCTGGCACCAAGCGATAGGCATGAGAACTGGGATTGGTGCGCGGCCCAAAGTGAGCGCTTGATGCTGAGCCCAGGCGGAGCTGGAAAAAGTCAGCGGAGGAGCCGGTGTAGTCGGGCGAGATATCCAACGAATCCAGTCCGGCGACCGGATCAGGCCTTCCGGCCGTCCACATGCCCGCGGCGCTCTCCACGTCCCATATCTCGGGCCCGCTTTGCGGGAGCCCATCGTCCACCTTGATGTGCCACACCAGAAGGCCCCGTCCGGCGTAGGCCGAATCGTAGTCGCTTCCCTGGTGGTTGCACACCCAGAAATACTGGTTCGGCGTGGCAAATACGCGCAGTACTGTTCCGCCCTTGCGCACGTCGCCCATCGCCACGCTCCGGGCGGTGTCTGTGACGTCCACCACCTGCGCCTGATCCATCCACCCTGCACGGTGCAGATTCTCCACACACAAGGGCACCAGGCGATGGACTTTGCTGTCCATAAGGCAATAGTCGCCAAAGTGCTTGCGACCCACCGATGGCGGGTGCACAAAGCCGAGGAGATGGGCGTACTCATGAGCCACAAGCCCAAAGAACATATCCTTGGGCTGCAGGTCCACCACAATACCCGGGCCATCGTAGGGGGCCCCTGCTGCACACGGGAGCATTGCCATGCCGGAGATAGCCGGCAGACAATCTTGGAGAAACGCCAGAATCACCGCACCGCTTCGCTCCAAGGCGCCAGGGTGGTCTTGAGCCACCGCAAGGAGAACATCTCTACACAGGTATGGCAGGTCTTTACTCGGCTCAAACTGGGCATAGGGGCCTTGGGCAAAGTAGCAGCCCCCGCCTTGTCCTGGGCGCAACAGGGTGCAAAGCTGGGGCCGGTGTCGCCCCCCTGACATCTTGGCAAAATAGTCGGAGAAAACCACCTCCAGCTCTCGCCAGAAAGCCGGCACCACAGTATCTCCCTGGTCGGGAAAAGCCACGTACACCATTGAGACTGAGGCGCTGTCGTGACTCGCCAAGGAGTAAGGCGCATCAATCTGCTGGCACACCTGTCCACGGTGGGCGGACTCACCTCGCTGGGAGAACCAGTCGCCGTCGAGCCAGGCAATGAGGGCAGAAACTAGCACCGCCCTGCAGCTCAGGGTGTAGAGACGGTCGCGCCTTCTCATATGGAGGAGCAAACGGAAAGAAGTGAGCCCTGCTTGACTGGCGGCAAAAGGAGAAGAATGGGCCGCACACCGACACAGCTACGATGCCGGCCGTGTTTGCCCAAGGGGTTACGGCGCATGGCTTGCCGATAGCAGCAAGAACCGGTTGAGTCATCGAGCGGCCGGAGCGAGGTCGGCTGCCCTAAAGGTGTGCTAAGCGTGTGTTCGGCCTCCAGCACCGGCATATCCCTTTCACTCTGGGGCCAGGGCATGGCCGCCCCTCCCGAGCTCAGCCTGGCAGAAGCAGGGTGCTGTTGCTGCTGAAAGTTTTGCATGCTGGAATGTCCGCCGCAAGATCACAGGCGAGGAGGGTCCTTAAGGCAACGACGAAGTCCAGTTGGACGAACAAATCCCTCGCC
It encodes:
- a CDS encoding 1-acyl-sn-glycerol-3-phosphate acyltransferase, which encodes MVSQEATLLQARPAGRYSTGAGVRAELEQVVPVDKGKVVLTKEGLQFLGEEHHWRFPWQEITCVTTDARNFVFKVRGQRYFQVRFLRESPLKYEYLCRQALRSYWQGHGGKQIVEFQPHVTFSWPVRPEGRNLVRPASVTPAVHEPFTSRLFYACVKMLGGLVLGALFAVRVHGRHNIPKEGPFVLVINHEGYLDSFFTLTLLPRKVSYLAKNTEFKSRAACWVMRQLRVIPVRRHETDPSVVRNALRVLQAGEPVGIFVEGERTWDGRALPPKVGTVRFLVRAGVPIVPVRIRGSFEVLPRWDSHLQRHKVTLTVGRPFRLPFAADQLQQAGEYLMGRIMSLGEA
- the thiD gene encoding bifunctional hydroxymethylpyrimidine kinase/phosphomethylpyrimidine kinase produces the protein MVRVLTIAGSDSGGGAGIQADLKTFAAFRVYGMSVITALTAQNTLGVHGVFEVPADFVVKQLECVLSDIGADAAKTGMLANAEIVRAVAGQLRHYRVPNLVVDPVMMAKRGEPLLRAEARTALVEELLPLARVVTPNIPEAETLAGMPISSVADMERAAERIAGLGASAVVIKGGHLRDDATDVLFDGHSMVVLTGERLSNPHTHGSGCTFSAAIAAGLAKGHPLAEAVRRAKAFVTAAIAGAEPLGKGIAGLNHFVQPERGQAPVP
- a CDS encoding epoxyqueuosine reductase QueH, which translates into the protein MLSERRSILLLACCAPDATVAIERLKPEWEVVVFFYNPNIHPPAEYELRAQEMRKVAEAMQVELVVGPYDQTAWFEAVRGLEQEPEKGRRCSVCFSMRLEATAREAVRRGIGTFATTLTVSPHKDAGVICALGQEIATRYGVAFLAANFKKQDGFKRSIELSRALGLYRQNYCGCVFSQRGREAR
- the amrS gene encoding AmmeMemoRadiSam system radical SAM enzyme, which produces MKEALFYTKLEGGKVRCELCPHRCTIHDGRTGICGVRQNRGGTLYSLVYGKAIAVHVDPIEKKPLFHVYPGSRSFSLATVGCNFSCRFCQNADISQMPRATGHIAGEDFPPEEVVASALRTDCRTIAYTYTEPTVYYEYAEDCGRAAVAHGLKNVFVTNGFISPEPLRRLQGVLHAANVDLKGFDREFYRKVVGGDLESVLETLCLMKELGIWVEVTTLLVPTHVDKEDQLRRIARFIAEKLGKETPWHVTRFYPQYRMTELPPTPLDSLHRARRIGLEAGLYYVYSGNVPGDEGEHTYCYRCGAKVIERYGFSVRSRRLKDGACAQCGAPIHGLGLA
- a CDS encoding T9SS type A sorting domain-containing protein, yielding MRRRDRLYTLSCRAVLVSALIAWLDGDWFSQRGESAHRGQVCQQIDAPYSLASHDSASVSMVYVAFPDQGDTVVPAFWRELEVVFSDYFAKMSGGRHRPQLCTLLRPGQGGGCYFAQGPYAQFEPSKDLPYLCRDVLLAVAQDHPGALERSGAVILAFLQDCLPAISGMAMLPCAAGAPYDGPGIVVDLQPKDMFFGLVAHEYAHLLGFVHPPSVGRKHFGDYCLMDSKVHRLVPLCVENLHRAGWMDQAQVVDVTDTARSVAMGDVRKGGTVLRVFATPNQYFWVCNHQGSDYDSAYAGRGLLVWHIKVDDGLPQSGPEIWDVESAAGMWTAGRPDPVAGLDSLDISPDYTGSSADFFQLRLGSASSAHFGPRTNPSSHAYRLVPGTHDSLIQDQNTGVSLHIVGQKGDTLFVDVEVPNEPPRFGQTHLLPPVVAAQVPMTVECAVEDDHRVEQVVVHSTRDTLLGFATTPLEPLGHGWWRASLRAESVDTTLLYYLVASDASGRTARLPARGWFASAVQGQPKAELMPAQVQVHPSGAKGASERLTLTNHGEGLLLFQTHLIPESTNTTELWSPPAHIVPHGLDPLRWWDAAEVTLVEGDQRLGTVRLKNDQTRLYVRQEWYFLTKGDEYLVGIQLRIDPQAPRVSITASSQSVGVTEGPRWFAEPAITVAHAFGCDAQGEPCLAMEASIALPVLETAEKGWPRLGFFAQRFGGRPQEQRMVAWPPVGSGYDESDLALLRLNASAPGLTVQPSQGAVPQGTRTLLTLSCSAEAEARARLVVTTNDPSRPVLLVPIKVSAGGEARGEAISIHPNPARGGAHIMLTVAQPCKVEVAVYDVLGRRVKVLAQGYLEAGATWLQWDGKDTLGNDLPSGVYLIRARVGNRTHCTKLVRLR